Proteins encoded by one window of Arachis ipaensis cultivar K30076 chromosome B04, Araip1.1, whole genome shotgun sequence:
- the LOC107639078 gene encoding uncharacterized protein LOC107639078 isoform X2 produces the protein MFSQREDGDSKHSPAFCKGVGVLNRSSRRRGTSNRVRRSLSKFGFSEPPLTVRPWSHNQSDSTRSCARQETPSHTKSLPCQTDVDPGLFVARTGSSCALAAKDCSPIALSVVTSVSGLNKEIRRLTKCICRHNEVVADFRKALTTLAKIQNMEQQCDHGRRFRCPCWSGIPSKRRLRTEDFEADDPIAQETDRSQHHDPSYAPTLDGKFIMDHMPFRSKKLKRAPRTRQTARDKSQTKKNPNMVDLTGERGRQSGHPRRPRSKSPGRSNCIQKHYNYLAPVGSDGAVHESALLCMVADKIPKAFNLAFVPTRSMDLAGVELAVATYIFSKDLPKSEILADVGHCVADRTALLTLGPNERVMDDVITIVATMLSKTSSQHQWFMPTMIMQDALQGTSMTQANIDAVVSKHMRCKVDKVTE, from the exons ATGTTCTCGCAGAGGGAAGATGGTGATTCGAAGCATAGCCCCGCGTTCTGCAAAGGGGTTGGGGTCTTAAATCGTTCTTCACGGAG GCGTGGAACAAGCAACAGAGTAAGAAGGTCACTGTCAAAGTTTGGCTTCTCCGAACCTCCACTTACTGTTCGTCCTTGGTCGCATAATCAGTCTGATTCGACGCGTTCCTGCGCGAGGCAAGAAACCCCATCCCACACCAAGAG CTTACCTTGCCAAACTGATGTCGATCCAGGTTTGTTCGTTGCCCGTACTGGATCCTCATGCGCCCTTGCTGCAAAG GATTGCAGCCCAATCGCCCTCAGTGTTGTCACCAGCGTATCTGGCCTAAATAAAGAAATTCGAAGGCTCACCAAATGCATATGCCGACACAACGAGGTCGTGGCCGATTTTCGGAAGGCGCTGACAACGTTGGCGAAGATTCAAAATATGGAGCAACAATGTGACCATGGAAGGAGATTTAGGTGCCCGTGTTGGAGTGGGATTCCGTCAAAGCGGCGGCTACGAACGGAGGATTTTGAAGCTGACGATCCTATTGCTCAGGAGACGGACCGGTCGCAGCACCATGATCCGAGCTATGCGCCGACACTAGATGGAAAGTTTATCATGGATCACATGCCATTCAGGTCGAAGAAATTGAAGAGAGCACCTCGCACTCGACAAACCGCCCGAGACAAGTCGCAGACGAAAAAAAACCCTAACATG GTCGATCTTACTGGTGAAAGAGGTCGGCAGAGTGGACATCCTCGGCGTCCCCGTAGCAAGTCGCCGGGCCGCTCTAACTGTATACAGAAGCACTACAATTACCTTGCCCCGGTTGGCAGCGATGGAGCTGTGCACGAGTCAGCTCTGCTATGCATGGTTGCGGATAAGATCCCCAAG GCCTTTAACCTAGCATTCGTACCAACCCGGAGTATGGACCTCGCTGGGGTTGAGCTTGCTGTTGCTACATACATCTTCAGCAAGGATCTTCCGAAGAG TGAAATTCTGGCTGACGTTGGTCATTGTGTTGCGGATAGGACAGCATTATTAACACTTGGCCCGAATGAAAGAGTTATGGATGAC GTCATTACTATCGTGGCAACGATGTTGTCGAAGACCTCCAGCCAGCACCAGTGGTTCATGCCGACTATGATCATG CAAGATGCACTCCAAGGAACGAGTATGACGCAGGCTAACATAGATGCTGTTGTGAGCAAGCATATGAGGTGCAAGGTCGACAAGGTTACCGAG TGA
- the LOC107639078 gene encoding uncharacterized protein LOC107639078 isoform X1 yields MFSQREDGDSKHSPAFCKGVGVLNRSSRRRGTSNRVRRSLSKFGFSEPPLTVRPWSHNQSDSTRSCARQETPSHTKSLPCQTDVDPGLFVARTGSSCALAAKDCSPIALSVVTSVSGLNKEIRRLTKCICRHNEVVADFRKALTTLAKIQNMEQQCDHGRRFRCPCWSGIPSKRRLRTEDFEADDPIAQETDRSQHHDPSYAPTLDGKFIMDHMPFRSKKLKRAPRTRQTARDKSQTKKNPNMVDLTGERGRQSGHPRRPRSKSPGRSNCIQKHYNYLAPVGSDGAVHESALLCMVADKIPKAFNLAFVPTRSMDLAGVELAVATYIFSKDLPKSEILADVGHCVADRTALLTLGPNERVMDDVITIVATMLSKTSSQHQWFMPTMIMQDALQGTSMTQANIDAVVSKHMRCKVDKVTEIFQPMWTDGH; encoded by the exons ATGTTCTCGCAGAGGGAAGATGGTGATTCGAAGCATAGCCCCGCGTTCTGCAAAGGGGTTGGGGTCTTAAATCGTTCTTCACGGAG GCGTGGAACAAGCAACAGAGTAAGAAGGTCACTGTCAAAGTTTGGCTTCTCCGAACCTCCACTTACTGTTCGTCCTTGGTCGCATAATCAGTCTGATTCGACGCGTTCCTGCGCGAGGCAAGAAACCCCATCCCACACCAAGAG CTTACCTTGCCAAACTGATGTCGATCCAGGTTTGTTCGTTGCCCGTACTGGATCCTCATGCGCCCTTGCTGCAAAG GATTGCAGCCCAATCGCCCTCAGTGTTGTCACCAGCGTATCTGGCCTAAATAAAGAAATTCGAAGGCTCACCAAATGCATATGCCGACACAACGAGGTCGTGGCCGATTTTCGGAAGGCGCTGACAACGTTGGCGAAGATTCAAAATATGGAGCAACAATGTGACCATGGAAGGAGATTTAGGTGCCCGTGTTGGAGTGGGATTCCGTCAAAGCGGCGGCTACGAACGGAGGATTTTGAAGCTGACGATCCTATTGCTCAGGAGACGGACCGGTCGCAGCACCATGATCCGAGCTATGCGCCGACACTAGATGGAAAGTTTATCATGGATCACATGCCATTCAGGTCGAAGAAATTGAAGAGAGCACCTCGCACTCGACAAACCGCCCGAGACAAGTCGCAGACGAAAAAAAACCCTAACATG GTCGATCTTACTGGTGAAAGAGGTCGGCAGAGTGGACATCCTCGGCGTCCCCGTAGCAAGTCGCCGGGCCGCTCTAACTGTATACAGAAGCACTACAATTACCTTGCCCCGGTTGGCAGCGATGGAGCTGTGCACGAGTCAGCTCTGCTATGCATGGTTGCGGATAAGATCCCCAAG GCCTTTAACCTAGCATTCGTACCAACCCGGAGTATGGACCTCGCTGGGGTTGAGCTTGCTGTTGCTACATACATCTTCAGCAAGGATCTTCCGAAGAG TGAAATTCTGGCTGACGTTGGTCATTGTGTTGCGGATAGGACAGCATTATTAACACTTGGCCCGAATGAAAGAGTTATGGATGAC GTCATTACTATCGTGGCAACGATGTTGTCGAAGACCTCCAGCCAGCACCAGTGGTTCATGCCGACTATGATCATG CAAGATGCACTCCAAGGAACGAGTATGACGCAGGCTAACATAGATGCTGTTGTGAGCAAGCATATGAGGTGCAAGGTCGACAAGGTTACCGAG ATCTTTCAACCAATGTGGACGGACGGACACTGA
- the LOC107636207 gene encoding protein FAR1-RELATED SEQUENCE 5-like, translating to MGGWERRQSSSSRNNSAVKPYSSKEMRNKGGKNAVFCSCKLQIMMKYSMTAENPGRPFYGCPNYEYGIHCNFFRWTDRCEEPGCAIDVTAAGGGETRFCATSRVDLGMKMDSQSHFTVGEDDSGSLSEEEYFRVSSPIGDDEDESFHSDSETAETGEETHGNGVGPGQETCEPDAPGFRSTDDFLDKVFSTEEDAYAAYKQFARLRGFGVRKGDVARMNGLLVWKVRRIDDNHNHPLATTMFRHLLPSHRNLSDSDKAQVDSLKKFGIATSKIMAYMAGQSGGYGMLWFTKRDLYNYVHSQRIAQINNGDAAAAISYLEGKANADMMTVARYTKTTENQLGSLFWADGQMMADYQLFGDVLAFDATYRSNKYKKPLVVFSGSNHHKQTAIFGFALLEDEEVRTYKWVSLNILDVMENKKPSVVVTDGDKAMRAAIADVLPLARHRLCGWHLEKICVLRVKEPEFRKVFKKAVYANLDVTEFEEYWSTAVESLGLMNNSWVKSTYELRHSWATAYLRGTFCVGYRTTSRCEGINAFIKGFLKSTNSLLELVQSLDRVVKDYRNNEVTTQFYSSYYTPVLTTGLDNIELFAAKTYTRAVFKEVRKQIKGVGSLLFLGKDSISTTSVYKFSSVGNRRKVRKVLYDPSEPKIECDCMLWNSEGIPCCHIFCVMKYEGWDEIPPGLVVRRWCKDAKEWTASKTCDLSGNSNCLLRYGALCSAMSVVAKLASDDAADFLVRDALTSLARRLQVRRGNTVDHEARERQQDVVKDPPVARTKGAPKRGREAGSSTNAELGGVGVAALLVGIPGTRRGRAFLKGR from the exons GGCTGTGCGATAGACGTAACCGCTGCCGGCGGGGGAGAAACCCGGTTCTGCGCTACTTCCCGTGTCGATTTAGGTATGAA AATGGATTCGCAGTCGCATTTCACTGTTGGAGAAGATGACTCGGGCAGTCTTAGTGAGGAGGAGTATTTCCGCGTGTCTTCTCCGATTGGGGATGACGAGGATGAATCCTTTCACAGTGACTCCGAGACGGCCGAAACGGGTGAGGAAACCCATGGGAACGGGGTCGGGCCAGGGCAGGAGACATGTGAACCTGATGCTCCCGGTTTTAGGTCGACGGACGATTTCTTAGACAAAGTGTTCAGTACCGAGGAAGATGCTTACGCGGCATACAAACAGTTTGCCAGACTCAGGGGGTTCGGTGTAAGGAAGGGTGACGTGGCCCGAATGAATGGTCTTTTG GTTTGGAAAGTCCGGAGAATAGACGACAACCATAACCACCCTCTTGCTACAACTATGTTTCGACATCTTCTTCCGAGTCATCGCAATCTGAGTGACAGTGACAAAGCTCAAGTGGATAGTCTAAAAAAGTTTGGCATTGCGACGTCCAAGATAATGGCGTACATGGCCGGGCAGTCAGGGGGTTACGGGATGCTTTGGTTTACTAAGAGGGATCTGTACAATTACGTTCATAGCCAAAGAATAGCACAAATTAACAATGGAGACGCGGCAGCGGCAATAAGTTATTTGGAAGGCAAGGCCAACGCGGACATGATGACTGTCGCCAGATATACCAAAACAACAGAGAATCAACTTGGTAGCCTATTTTGGGCGGATGGGCAGATGATGGCGGACTACCAGTTGTTCGGTGACGTCCTTGCATTTGATGCAACATACAGGTCCAACAAGTACAAGAAGCCTCTGGTGGTgttctccggatcaaatcatcACAAGCAGACAGCAATTTTCGGCTTTGCATTGCTAGAGGACGAGGAGGTCCGTACATATAAATGGGTGTCGTTGAATATTCTTGATGTCATGGAAAACAAGAAGCCTTCCGTTGTGGTCACTGACGGGGATAAAGCCATGCGGGCAGCGATCGCCGATGTGCTTCCCTTAGCCAGGCATCGCCTATGCGGGTGGCATTTGGAAAAAATTTGTGTCTTACGGGTCAAGGAGCCTGAATTTCGGAAGGTGTTCAAGAAGGCAGTTTATGCAAACCTCGATGTTACCGAGTTCGAGGAGTACTGGAGCACGGCGGTGGAAAGTTTAGGCCTAATGAACAACAGCTGGGTCAAAAGCACCTACGAATTAAGGCATAGCTGGGCAACGGCATATCTACGGGGCACCTTTTGCGTGGGTTACAGGACAACTTCCAGGTGTGAGGGCATAAATGCATTCATCAAAGGGTTCCTGAAGTCCACAAACAGCCTTCTTGAATTGGTTCAGAGCCTGGATAGGGTGGTAAAGGATTATCGCAACAATGAGGTCACAACTCAATTCTATTCATCGTACTACACGCCCGTACTGACCACAGGTCTTGATAACATCGAGCTGTTTGCTGCAAAAACATACACCAGGGCAGTCTTCAAGGAGGTTAGGAAACAGATAAAGGGGGTTGGGAGTTTACTGTTTCTGGGGAAAGACAGCATTAGCACAACCTCTGTCTACAAGTTCTCTAGCGTGGGGAACCGTCGTAAGGTTCGCAAGGTGCTTTACGATCCAAGCGAACCGAAGATTGAATGTGATTGCATGCTGTGGAACAGTGAAGGGATTCCTTGCTGCCATATATTTTGCGTGATGAAGTATGAGGGTTGGGACGAAATCCCACCTGGTTTGGTAGTCAGGCGTTGGTGTAAGGATGCAAAGGAATGGACAGCATCCAAAACATGTGATCTATCGGGCAACAGCAATTGTTTATTGAGGTACGGCGCGCTGTGCAGTGCAATGAGTGTCGTGGCGAAACTAGCTTCCGACGATGCAGCTGACTTCTTAGTGAGGGATGCACTAACATCTTTGGCCCGGAGGCTTCAGGTGCGTAGGGGCAATACCGTAGACCACGAGGCCAGGGAGAGGCAACAGGACGTGGTAAAGGATCCGCCGGTCGCCCGGACTAAAGGGGCCCCAAAACGCGGTAGGGAGGCTGGTTCCTCGACAAATGCAGAACTTGGGGGAGTAGGCGTTGCTGCACTTCTTGTGGGCATCCCGGGCACACGAAGAGGACGTGCATTTCTCAAAGGGAGATGA